The window CTCCTGCAAGCAGGAGAGTTCTCGTGCGACTTGCATGTGTTAGGCACGCCGCCAGCGTTCATTCTGAGCCAGGATCAAACTCTCCAATTAAATCCTTTTTTCTCAGACTTACTTTAATAAGTCTTAACCCTCTTTTCGAGAATCAGACTCGCTGCCACTATTTAGTTTTCAAAGATCAAAGTCTAAAACCAACTATATTTCAAACCGGCTCCGGTGTCAAGATTATTTTTTGCATAAAAACACCAAGCAGATTTTATCATATTTTACACATACACCTTTTGCAGAATATGATTTAAATCCTGATTTGTCAATTTTTTTTTAAATAAAAATCAAGATTTTTTACCATCTATCAAATGGCCCGTATCAAATTAGCGGCCATTTTTATTCGGTCACAATAAAAACTTGGTTTATTTACATTGTGTCCCATAAAATTTCAAGTGTTTTTTTAGGATATTATTTTTATTTTATGATAACATTTTTTTCCTGCCCGGAGCAACAGCTGCAAGTTATCGATATCGTTCTCATTTACCATATATTCAACAGATTCCACACGCTCACCGTTGATATATGCCCCACCCTGCTGTATGAGTCTTCGGGAAGCGCCTCCGGAAGCTGTAAGCCCAACCATAGCAAATAATTTAAATGCAGGTATTCCAGCTTTAAATTGTTCCAAACTGTAACAGGAATGAGGCACCTTATCGTCGTCATGTCCGCAATCTTCCCGCGGCATGCTGCTCGATGGCAATATATCTTCAGGGACCTTTCTTGATCCGAACATACTCGAGGACGACTGAACGGCTTTAACCGCCTCCTGTCTTCCATGCGCAAGTAACGTCGCTTCAAAAGCCAAAACGGTCTTTGCACAGTTCAAATCGGCATCTTTCAGCTTTTCCACCTCTTTGATTTCATTCATTGGAAGAAAAGTAAAAACAGCCAGAAACCGGGCGACATCCCTGTCATCGGTATTGATCCAGTACTGATAATAATCATACGGGGAAGTCCGGGACGGATCAAGCCAGACAGCACCTTTTGCAGTTTTTCCCATTTTAGCACCGCCGCTTGTTGTAATCAACTTAAACGTTATGCCAAACGCACTGCCCTGGCGTACCCTGCGTATCAGATCAATTCCGGCAACAATATTCCCCCACTGATCGCTTCCTCCCATCTGAATGGAACAATCATACCGATGATAAAGTTCTAAAAAATCATACGCCTGAAGAATCATATAGTTGAATTCGATAAAACTGAGTCCTTCCTCAGCTTCAAGCCGCATTTTATAGCCTTCAGCCTTAATCATACGGTTTACACTGAAATACCGCCCGATATCCCTGAGAAAGGATATGTAGTTGAGTTTTGTCAGCCACTCTGCATTATTGAGCAGCAATGCCTTATCATTTTCGAATTCAATAAAATGCGACAGTTGACGTTTTAGCCCTTCAACATTGTCTGCAACAATTTCCGGGTTCAGCAGCTTTCTCATTTCAGTTTTTCCGCTTGGGTCACCGAC of the Desulfobacterales bacterium genome contains:
- the tyrS gene encoding tyrosine--tRNA ligase; amino-acid sequence: MNVLDILLERGFVEKTTHDVELSEKLKCPVTCYVGFDPTASSLHVGHLLPIMALSHMQRNGHRPIALVGGGTGLVGDPSGKTEMRKLLNPEIVADNVEGLKRQLSHFIEFENDKALLLNNAEWLTKLNYISFLRDIGRYFSVNRMIKAEGYKMRLEAEEGLSFIEFNYMILQAYDFLELYHRYDCSIQMGGSDQWGNIVAGIDLIRRVRQGSAFGITFKLITTSGGAKMGKTAKGAVWLDPSRTSPYDYYQYWINTDDRDVARFLAVFTFLPMNEIKEVEKLKDADLNCAKTVLAFEATLLAHGRQEAVKAVQSSSSMFGSRKVPEDILPSSSMPREDCGHDDDKVPHSCYSLEQFKAGIPAFKLFAMVGLTASGGASRRLIQQGGAYINGERVESVEYMVNENDIDNLQLLLRAGKKCYHKIKIIS